In Bacteroidia bacterium, one genomic interval encodes:
- a CDS encoding T9SS type A sorting domain-containing protein, with product MNLKQYVCCILLGLTSINLKGQEIFSKVYDSIRVYDAFNLDIGYIAFGASWNSSKEFGLILSVDDEGNFLWAKNIEDSSSNLTLTKTIRLKNKQFLSIGAAFNPLNFTSYNFIIKTDSIGNVIAIKKIMPSDSIGVFDVIESSNGNLTFCGGINYGNIPPLAINDRRFIVFQSDSNLQLIWGKMYSGKCEAGFNVITETINSNFVLQGMFTDTINYQNVPFNPFRRDIIVATLDKLGNIVWFKRIGNPLFPTIPSYGKGVCQAGKVVVFDNGEILNVFSTQWYPTQFTNGKDDVILQQLDSMGNELYSTRFGDETYGSQTFNTLTFDERNIVFDAGQFLIKCDSLFQIQWVNSMAQANGYALSYPLEAIIKSNNDTGFIGFLPLWKSNSAHLCLFKTDSLGHSNCLNLAVPFFTSPEIVGSDEITNDLITDTLLASLDSTIQFYSSSYFTSNSIICKTSTGKLDSNLEIGIQVQPTLVLENFFIKVSDVTSKWKFEVLNLNGNIIMSENIRCDNQSIDLSQFAKGMYIVKVFNENSQLYVKIVKL from the coding sequence ATGAATCTGAAACAATATGTCTGCTGTATTTTATTGGGATTAACTTCCATAAATTTGAAAGGGCAAGAAATTTTTTCAAAAGTATACGATAGTATAAGAGTATATGATGCTTTTAATCTTGATATAGGTTATATTGCATTTGGAGCATCATGGAATTCAAGTAAGGAATTTGGTTTGATTCTATCTGTTGATGATGAAGGAAATTTTCTTTGGGCGAAAAATATTGAAGATTCTTCTTCAAATCTGACTTTAACCAAGACAATTCGGTTAAAAAACAAACAGTTCTTAAGTATAGGAGCAGCATTTAATCCGCTTAATTTTACTAGTTATAACTTTATAATTAAAACTGATTCTATTGGTAATGTCATTGCAATAAAGAAGATCATGCCATCTGACTCTATTGGAGTTTTTGATGTAATCGAAAGTAGTAATGGTAATTTAACTTTTTGTGGAGGTATAAATTATGGAAATATTCCGCCTTTAGCGATTAATGATAGGCGATTCATAGTTTTTCAATCAGATAGTAATCTGCAATTAATTTGGGGTAAAATGTATAGTGGAAAATGTGAAGCTGGATTTAATGTCATAACTGAAACTATTAATAGTAATTTTGTTTTACAAGGTATGTTTACGGATACAATTAATTATCAGAATGTACCTTTTAACCCATTCAGAAGAGATATAATTGTAGCAACTTTAGATAAGCTAGGTAACATAGTGTGGTTCAAACGAATTGGCAACCCATTATTTCCTACAATACCTTCTTATGGTAAAGGCGTGTGCCAAGCAGGTAAAGTTGTTGTCTTTGATAATGGAGAAATACTCAACGTTTTTTCAACACAGTGGTATCCAACCCAATTTACCAATGGTAAAGATGATGTTATTTTGCAACAATTGGATAGCATGGGTAACGAACTTTATTCAACTAGGTTTGGTGATGAAACTTATGGATCACAAACATTCAACACTTTGACATTTGATGAACGTAATATTGTCTTTGATGCAGGTCAGTTTTTAATCAAATGTGATAGTTTGTTCCAAATACAATGGGTTAACAGTATGGCACAAGCCAATGGCTATGCTCTTTCATATCCATTAGAAGCAATTATTAAGTCAAACAATGACACTGGCTTTATAGGTTTTTTGCCTTTGTGGAAATCTAATAGTGCGCATCTTTGCCTTTTTAAAACCGATAGTTTGGGGCATTCAAATTGTCTTAACTTAGCTGTGCCATTTTTTACAAGCCCTGAAATAGTAGGTTCAGATGAAATTACCAATGATTTGATTACTGACACTTTGTTGGCGAGTTTAGATTCAACTATACAATTTTACAGTAGTAGTTATTTCACTAGCAATTCTATAATATGTAAAACTTCAACAGGTAAATTGGACTCCAATTTGGAAATAGGAATCCAAGTGCAACCGACTTTAGTTCTGGAGAATTTTTTCATTAAGGTAAGTGATGTCACTAGTAAATGGAAATTTGAAGTATTGAATCTAAATGGAAATATCATCATGTCAGAAAATATTCGATGCGATAATCAAAGTATTGATTTGAGCCAATTTGCCAAAGGAATGTATATTGTCAAAGTGTTTAATGAAAATAGTCAATTGTATGTTAAAATAGTAAAGCTATGA
- a CDS encoding T9SS type A sorting domain-containing protein: MSRYFLVLIVCLMHYCANGQQVVQKMFWSQYLDNPNRIIEAANGDFLFINYPISANSYYATTLTRTDSALNILWNKEYVVPGYLVFFPYIKEIAPDTLIVWGGINDSISTQLINTFLLKIDGNGTVISAKILQDLNNFYIHDIIWSDVQQKMVLYGKKVITGFYDERMQILTYDKDLNYLWGKEYAYGFQDDIISADFFSNNGLILQADVNHYIDSSSTEPCCGTLLIHIDSTGNELWTKRIGNIPNLYSGNGSIHAGEILVLENHEIVNVYHTTYYNNSPKNDIVVQKTDSLGNEINSLRISNATNNIHSCQQISKNQNLILRLNNFTNFILDQNLNYIDFKRIVPSNNQITILDQQICTNGQTVVLGQYMPSKKISVMLTDSMSNIGCYQYPFIPCPYQTVSMPNTGAYYPLNSTSLTVLDSTVAISASGNWILQDSLLCLSSTVVSEIIFDEIKVFPTMTYNKVFIESSLNNHFMAEIYNTVGQKLEYFASLPEMVDLSHLPKGVLILRIKSKSYLKSFKLIHL, translated from the coding sequence ATGAGCCGTTATTTTTTAGTTTTAATAGTCTGTTTGATGCACTACTGCGCCAATGGGCAGCAGGTGGTGCAGAAAATGTTTTGGAGTCAATATTTGGACAATCCAAACAGAATTATTGAAGCTGCAAATGGCGATTTTTTATTTATTAACTATCCTATATCAGCAAACAGCTATTACGCTACAACTTTAACCCGAACAGATTCTGCATTAAATATACTTTGGAATAAGGAGTATGTTGTTCCGGGCTACCTTGTCTTTTTCCCTTATATCAAAGAAATTGCACCAGACACATTAATTGTTTGGGGTGGGATAAACGATTCTATTTCAACTCAGCTCATCAATACATTTTTACTAAAGATTGATGGGAATGGAACTGTTATATCTGCAAAGATATTACAAGACCTAAACAACTTTTATATTCATGACATCATCTGGAGTGATGTACAGCAGAAGATGGTATTGTATGGTAAAAAAGTAATAACGGGTTTCTATGACGAGCGCATGCAGATATTAACTTATGACAAGGATTTAAACTATTTATGGGGGAAAGAATATGCTTATGGTTTTCAGGATGATATTATTTCTGCTGATTTTTTTAGTAATAACGGTTTAATTCTGCAAGCTGATGTTAATCACTATATTGATTCGTCCTCTACAGAACCTTGTTGTGGTACGCTTTTGATCCACATTGACTCCACAGGTAATGAATTATGGACAAAAAGAATAGGTAATATACCTAACTTATATTCCGGGAACGGCAGTATCCATGCAGGAGAAATACTTGTTTTGGAAAATCATGAAATAGTAAATGTTTATCATACTACTTATTATAATAATAGTCCAAAGAATGATATTGTTGTTCAAAAAACAGATAGCTTAGGAAATGAAATAAATTCATTAAGGATATCTAATGCTACAAATAATATACATAGTTGTCAGCAGATTTCCAAAAATCAAAATTTAATTTTAAGGTTAAACAATTTCACCAATTTTATTTTAGATCAAAACCTTAATTACATAGATTTTAAACGAATAGTTCCATCAAATAATCAAATAACAATTTTAGATCAACAAATATGTACAAATGGACAGACGGTTGTATTAGGACAGTATATGCCTAGCAAAAAAATAAGTGTCATGCTTACAGATAGTATGTCTAATATCGGGTGTTATCAATATCCTTTTATTCCCTGTCCTTATCAAACTGTTTCTATGCCCAATACTGGTGCATATTACCCATTAAACAGCACTTCTTTAACTGTTTTGGATAGTACAGTTGCCATAAGTGCTTCCGGCAATTGGATTTTACAGGACAGTTTACTTTGTTTATCATCAACTGTGGTTTCAGAAATTATTTTTGATGAAATAAAAGTTTTTCCAACAATGACCTATAATAAAGTATTTATCGAGTCTTCTTTGAACAATCACTTCATGGCAGAGATATATAATACAGTTGGACAAAAATTGGAATATTTTGCATCATTACCTGAAATGGTTGATTTATCTCACCTTCCGAAAGGGGTCTTAATTTTGAGAATAAAGAGTAAAAGTTATTTAAAATCATTTAAACTAATCCACCTATGA
- a CDS encoding T9SS type A sorting domain-containing protein — protein sequence MRNVFYLLVINLIVNPVSAQDLINPYIPYTANNHPSMVSIGNPLYVQTDQAPYILFHNQTYYNGEYEISMEENYWYNFINNTLPVNQCSSSGVLNFSFRLALVSFPFVNECAYTNNACSQTPVRELTMPNELSGHFTYNVADSGWYYNSNPTILMNSSGMVKFASCGYSGGQSGGGSPVANTLVTSCYHGSQLNTPYRRAIPHSVIKHTVYAHCDYPPNENNIIGQFSFYYDNSRGRMRYYPFFATNAVQAGPENYDVIFYPMLIKNQNEIDLPSQTLYLGDDESVYDNHIVISDGGINYFKHSEINPTSACVSNPSFAVPVEIGSLFNVWTPNAVNPSFYYPCYSYISAPLRSAEGNYLAGYEKNQQNQIVTKPGIRHSYFIDQNTDLNIINPTEKEIYNPSEATITASNFVFPQDYTFKTIRGVYPNEAEALASRIAENGCDANTDLREVPVKTDLTTENPTDAINFPLSALPATQHLYASRYYLENNSKLTVQNCVRLFDCTFDVKQGATLQFDDYPAHYGKEDHSFDRTNTRFKIQTLGGAVLRNYNDVQYLQNGDITQTLPLHYKAIREIYAGSNVDPDQDIPKQDYVAQSGSNITMQAGEVIYLKEGFHAMSGSNVHIMPTSPGGSAGPCNLPIAARMAAATQQHQQKKYETLPALNIYPNPTANVVKLHNRFMPLKAERLVIVDVYGRTVYEQVNFNSILHTPDFSHEPNGMYLAKVMQQGKTETLKFMVQH from the coding sequence ATGAGAAATGTATTTTATTTATTGGTAATTAATTTAATTGTTAATCCCGTAAGTGCACAAGATTTGATTAATCCTTATATTCCATATACAGCAAATAATCATCCATCAATGGTCAGCATAGGCAATCCATTATATGTACAAACTGATCAGGCACCCTATATTTTGTTTCACAATCAGACATATTATAATGGAGAGTACGAAATTAGTATGGAAGAAAACTATTGGTATAATTTCATAAATAATACACTCCCTGTTAACCAGTGTTCAAGCAGCGGTGTTTTGAATTTTAGTTTTCGGCTTGCATTGGTTTCTTTTCCATTTGTTAACGAATGTGCCTATACTAATAATGCATGTAGTCAAACGCCAGTCAGAGAATTAACAATGCCCAACGAATTGTCAGGTCATTTTACCTACAATGTTGCTGACTCTGGATGGTATTACAACAGTAACCCTACAATTTTAATGAATTCTAGTGGAATGGTAAAGTTCGCTAGTTGTGGATACTCTGGTGGACAGAGTGGAGGAGGATCTCCAGTGGCAAATACATTGGTAACTAGTTGTTACCACGGAAGCCAATTAAATACACCCTATAGAAGAGCAATACCACACTCAGTCATTAAGCACACTGTATATGCACATTGCGACTACCCACCTAATGAAAATAATATTATTGGCCAATTTAGTTTTTATTACGACAATTCAAGAGGAAGAATGCGGTATTATCCGTTTTTTGCAACCAATGCTGTGCAGGCAGGTCCGGAAAATTATGATGTCATTTTTTATCCTATGTTAATAAAAAATCAAAACGAGATAGACCTCCCTAGCCAAACGTTATATTTAGGAGATGATGAATCAGTTTACGATAACCATATTGTAATCAGTGATGGAGGAATTAATTATTTTAAACATTCGGAAATTAATCCAACATCAGCGTGTGTATCAAATCCATCATTTGCAGTGCCTGTAGAAATAGGGTCTCTTTTTAATGTATGGACACCTAATGCAGTTAACCCAAGTTTTTATTATCCATGCTATAGTTATATTTCAGCGCCATTAAGATCTGCAGAAGGTAATTATTTAGCAGGGTACGAAAAAAACCAACAAAATCAAATTGTTACAAAACCCGGCATCCGCCACAGTTACTTTATAGACCAAAACACCGATTTAAACATCATCAACCCAACAGAAAAAGAAATATATAACCCCAGCGAGGCTACCATCACAGCAAGCAACTTTGTGTTTCCGCAGGATTATACTTTTAAAACTATCAGAGGTGTTTATCCAAATGAGGCAGAAGCATTGGCTTCACGCATAGCAGAGAACGGCTGCGATGCCAATACCGATTTAAGAGAGGTGCCTGTTAAGACAGACCTTACAACAGAAAATCCAACCGATGCCATTAACTTTCCGCTGTCTGCACTACCGGCAACGCAGCATCTGTATGCCTCGCGCTATTACCTTGAAAACAACAGCAAGCTAACGGTGCAGAATTGTGTGCGCCTGTTTGACTGCACCTTTGATGTGAAACAAGGTGCCACCCTACAGTTTGACGATTATCCGGCACACTATGGCAAAGAAGATCATAGCTTCGACAGAACCAACACACGTTTTAAAATTCAGACCTTAGGCGGTGCTGTGCTGCGCAACTACAACGATGTGCAGTATTTGCAAAATGGTGATATTACACAAACCCTTCCGCTGCACTATAAAGCCATTCGCGAAATATATGCAGGCAGCAATGTTGACCCCGATCAGGATATTCCTAAACAGGATTACGTAGCACAAAGTGGCAGTAACATAACCATGCAAGCAGGAGAGGTAATTTATCTTAAAGAAGGGTTTCATGCCATGAGTGGCAGCAATGTTCACATCATGCCCACATCGCCCGGTGGTTCGGCAGGGCCATGCAATTTACCAATAGCGGCACGTATGGCTGCGGCCACACAACAGCATCAACAAAAGAAATATGAGACCTTGCCCGCTCTTAATATTTATCCAAACCCTACTGCAAATGTTGTTAAGCTGCATAACCGTTTTATGCCACTAAAAGCAGAAAGATTGGTAATAGTAGATGTTTATGGCCGCACAGTGTATGAACAAGTAAACTTTAACAGCATATTACATACACCGGATTTCAGTCATGAGCCTAATGGCATGTATCTGGCCAAAGTGATGCAGCAAGGAAAAACAGAAACATTGAAATTTATGGTGCAGCATTGA